One part of the Salmo salar chromosome ssa28, Ssal_v3.1, whole genome shotgun sequence genome encodes these proteins:
- the LOC106589349 gene encoding growth/differentiation factor 10 has product MANMLLHLVHLLLFLNSSIGEVSSVEPSDMTQHDSNIEQATDHSSARETASRDMVSINMFKLYEKYSKEPHRHRDGNTVRSFKAIPGVSADSVWFHFNLSTIQESEVILSATFHFLDQRPRHRPWICRRSRNASCRIQHLQQLPPSQLLFRGTSPNSAFASPLGNVTLPPPRRGSWQTREVSAVVREARVLGELLVSAEFDFGVRPQRNQERLSPASLPYVLVYANDMSISEPNSVAMTLQRYGPFPSGEEPTRSPNASPPASRLKREAVSPLDQIQNNDLPEVQFHTLKNHELWESTYFSPKIKPSMKDGRKQGQDSSEGLNKPQVLSFDERTMKKARRRQWSEPRVCARRYLRVDFADIGWSEWVLAPKAFDAYYCAGTCRFPIPKVIRPSNHATIQSIVRAVGIVPGIPEPCCVPDRMSSLSVLFLDPSRNMVLKVYPNMSVETCGCR; this is encoded by the exons ATGGCAAATATGTTATTACATCTGGTGcatttgttattatttttaaattCCAGTATCGGGGAAGTTTCATCCGTGGAGCCATCCGACATGACGCAGCACGACAGCAATATCGAACAGGCTACGGATCACTCTTCCGCGCGCGAAACCGCATCGCGGGACATGGTCTCAATCAATATGTTCAAACTCTATGAAAAGTACAGTAAGGAGCCTCACCGCCATCGAGACGGAAATACCGTGAGAAGTTTTAAAGCTATTCCAG GAGTCTCCGCGGACAGTGTGTGGTTCCATTTCAACCTGTCAACCATCCAGGAGTCGGAGGTCATCCTGTCCGCCACATTCCACTTCCTGGACCAGCGTCCCCGCCACCGGCCCTGGATCTGCCGGCGCTCCAGAAACGCTTCCTGTCGCATCCAGCACCTCCAGCAGCTTCCCCCGTCCCAGCTCCTCTTCCGAGGAACGTCCCCGAACTCTGCCTTTGCCTCCCCGCTGGGCAACGTCACCCTGCCCCCTCCCAGGAGAGGGTCCTGGCAGACAAGGGAAGTCTCCGCTGTAGTCAGAGAGGCCCGCGTCCTGGGAGAGCTCCTCGTCTCTGCAGAGTTTGACTTTGGGGTGAGGCCCCAGAGGAACCAGGAGCGCCTCTCTCCAGCCAGCCTACCATACGTCCTGGTGTACGCCAACGACATGTCCATATCTGAGCCCAACAGCGTGGCCATGACCTTGCAGAGGTACGGGCCTTTCCCTTCAGGCGAGGAGCCCACCCGGTCCCCCAATGCATCTCCTCCAGCCTCCAGGCTGAAAAGAGAAGCAGTGTCCCCCCTGGACCAAATACAGAACAATGACCTGCCTGAAGTCCAGTTTCACACCCTGAAGAACCATGAACTATGGGAGAGCACTTATTTTTCTCCCAAGATTAAGCCCTCAATGAAAGATGGGCGAAAGCAAGGCCAGGACAGCAGTGAGGGCTTGAATAAGCCCCAGGTGCTGAGCTTTGATGAGAGGACCATGAAGAAGGCTCGCAGGAGACAGTGGAGTGAGCCCAGGGTCTGCGCCCGACGCTACCTGAGAGTGGACTTTGCAGACATCGGCTGGAGCGAGTGGGTGTTAGCCCCGAAAGCCTTTGATGCCTACTACTGTGCCGGCACCTGCAGATTTCCTATTCCTAAG GTTATCCGGCCCTCGAACCACGCCACCATCCAGAGCATTGTGAGGGCGGTGGGAATCGTTCCCGGCATTCCGGAGCCCTGCTGTGTTCCGGACAGGATGAGCTCTCTGAGTGTTCTCTTCCTGGACCCCAGCCGGAACATGGTGCTGAAGGTTTACCCCAACATGTCTGTGGAGACCTGTGGCTGCCGGTAG